GGCGATCCTCTGCGCCCCGGTCCAGCCCTGCGGCCGCTCGCAGGCCGCCGCGCTGCCGGCCGTCAGGACGAGCGCAAATGTCGCCGCGAGCGCCGGTCCGCACAGGCGCCACCCGGCCATGCCCGTTACCGCAGCTGCGCCAGGTGCGGCCGGATCATCGCCTCGCCGTTGCGCCAGGCGATCTTCTCGGCAAGGTCCGGCGGCAGGTCGCGCAGCCATTCCCGGGTCCAGTTGGCGTGCTCGACGACATAGTGCCAGCGTTCCGGGGTGAAGGTGTCGGTGCCGACCATGACCCGGTCGGGGAAGGCGGCGAACAGGCTGCGCCAGTCGTCGTCGACCCGTCCGCCGTGGGCGTGCTCGCTCCGGAAGGCCAGATCGGTCCACAGGTTCGGATGCTTCTCCAGCATCGGTCCGACGATCTCCGGACCGGCGAACCCGGCATGGGCCCACAACACCCGGGCGTCCGGCCATTGGGCGAAAATCCCGTCGACGGCGCCGGCGTCGGAATGGGCGTGCAGCAGGAGATTGTGCTGCCGCGCCAGTTCGATCATGCGCCGCGGCACGGCCTTTTCCGTCTGGCCGGCGAACAGATGGAATTCGCCGACCGCGACCCAGCGGAACCGCTTGAGCCGGTCCTCGAGGAAATCGATCACCGTCGGATCGTCGACCCAGCGGCCGATTTCGCCGCGCCGGCGATAGGGGCGCAGGCTGGGCAGGACGAGATCCGGCGCGGCGGCGTAGAGCGCGCGGGTCCCGGCATCGCCCGAACTCGAAATCAGCGCCCGTTTCAGCCCGGCCTTCTCCATAAAGGCGACCGCCTCCGCGACGGTATGCTGCTCTGCCGCATCGTGGCTGAAATGGATATGGGCGTCGAAGATCGGCATCGGCGCGCCGACGGCGCGGGCCGCCGAGGGCAGCAGCGTCGCCGCGGCCGAGGTTGCCAGAAAGCGCCGGCGCGAAAACATGGCGGGGCTCCCTTCCGCTGGTCCGATGGGTTTCCCGAACCCTGTCACTCCTGGCGCCTGCATGGCAAGCCCGCAGGCGGGCCGTCCCGCTTTCCGGGCGGATGCCGGCGGCGGGCCGGGTCCGGGCCGGGACGCCGTTACGGCAGCCGGATCCGGAGCAGTTCGAGCGGCCCCGATGCCGACGCGATCCGGCAGGCCATATCGGCCGGCAGCGTGAAGCTGTCTCCCGCCGCCAGTTCGTCCGGCGCGCGGCCGTCGACCGTCAGGGTCAGCCGTCCGTCCAGCACGAAGTGGAAGAGGAATTCGCCGCCGTGCCGCACGGCCGTATCGACATCGTCAGCCGCCTGCCGCAGCACCGCGACTTCCGCCAGTCCGCCGGTCGCCGCCGCGATGCCGAGGTCGCGCGCCTCGAAGCCGGCCATGTCGGCCGGCGCCCAGGGTGCGGCCTCCGCCCGGTGGAGCACGAAGCGCTGGCCGCCATAGTCCCGCTCCGGCAGGTGGCGCCCGGTCGGCAGGGGCAGGTCGTGGTCGAGCAGGGTCATGTGCTCGCCCGGACTGCCGATCTCGACCACCTCCAGCCCGTCCGAACATTCCAGAACCCGGTGGCGGATTTCCGGCGGCTGGAGCACGCAATCGCCCGGCCCCATGACGAACGGCTCGCCCTGGTCCTCGTAGACCAGCCGCACCCAGCCCTTGTAATTGTAGATCATCTGGAAGCGGATCCTGTGGAAATGGACGTTGTCCGGCACCGGCCCGCCGTCCGGGATGCGGATATGGGAGGCGATGAACCGGCCGCCCTCGCGCTCCGGGATCAGGTCGCGGTAGAGCATCCCGGCCCGGCCGACGCCCCAGCCGCCATTCGCGCCGTCCGCCCTGCAGATTGTCAGCTTCTGGTCGAGCGGCGGCAGGTCGAGCGGCGGATCGGCCTCGACCACCGTCACCGTCGCGCCGTTGGGGGCCGTGACCTTGCGGGCGCCATCCAGCAGCGCCGCCGGATCGGCGCTGGCGATGCGCAGCGCCGGCGGCGGGCCTTCGGCATCGCGGTCCAGCCGCAGCCGGAGCCCGTAGCCGGACAGGCTGGCGATTGCGGGATCGTCGGCCGGATGGATGGCGTCGAGCCGGAAGCCCAGGGTGTCCCGGAAGAAGGCGAGCGTCGCGTCGAAATCCGGGCTCGGCAGGATCACTTCGGCGGTCGGTGTTGTCATTTTGCGCCTTGTTCGAGCCGTTTCCTGCCCGGTCGCCCGGCGCCTCCGACTCTCCGGCAGCGCCCCGATCGAACCGGTACCGCCTCCGACTATCACGAAATACCCGCAGTCGCGATAGCCGGTCGAACGAGGGTAGTGAGTCAGTCTGAAATTGTCCGTTGCGCCGTAACGCCCGGCAGCCCTCTCTTGTCGCCCCGGACGGAGCGGAGCGACGATCCGGGGACCAGAGCCACGGGCAGAAGCCTGTCGGGTCGGCCCCTTCGACAGGCTCAGGGCAGGCTCTGGACCCCGGCTCTCCCTGCGGTCGGCCGGGGAGGCACATCGGGGTGGACGGGACTTCGAGTTCTGCCCCTACCTGAAATTCAAACTGAACTCACTACCCGAACGAGATTGATATTCCCGGCAGGCAAGCCCAGATTGCAGGCAACACCCCTTGCGGTTTCGACCGCAGGGCGCGGGGCCTCTTCGGAGGCCCCTGCTTTTTTCGGGCGCATCCGGGCTAACGGTCTACGACATTCGCAACTGCCGGATCCGATCCCCGGAACGAATATTCGGAAACCTGCGAACTGGTAAGCGCCGACGGGCCGGCCTATTCCGCCAGTCCGGCCGCGGCCTGCCGCACGACCCGGTCCGCAGTTTCCCAGATCATGGCCTTCCATTCCGCCGTGTCTCCGTAAAACGCATCCCGTATCTGCCGCTTGATCGCCCTGCCCTCCTCCGACTCCGGATCGCCGTAGAGATGCAGCCAGTTGTCGGCGCGCAGGGCCTCGAGAACCTCGGGCAACGTCTGCGTGCCGTATTCCAGCGCGACCGAGGTCACTTCGGTGTCCTGCGCAATGCCGTCGAAACCGTTCTCCACCGAACCGGTCACGACGGCGGAGAGGCTGTCGTTCCGTTCCGGCGATTTCACCGCGGCGCCATACCATCGGCGTGCGCGCCCGCCACCCGCGCCGCCGGCGCTTTCGACGCTGATGATCTCGCAGGCGCCATGGTCGCCGAGACCGGTGTGGAAATCCAGATGGGCGACCCGCCGCGCGCCGCGGCAGTGCGCGTCGACAATCGCCCGCCAGGTCTGCGCCGACCAGGAGAGCGCCCGGCCGCCGAAAAACAGGCCGTCGGGAAAATCGTACTGGCCGCCGCTCACCGCCTCCTGGAAGGCGAACATGCCGTGCTCCCTGATATAGGCGGCGATGGCGGCATCGGCCCTTTCGCGCCCGGGCCCGGTCCAATCGCGCGGCGTCAGCCAGGCATGGATTTCGGCATATTTCTCATTCGCCGGATGTCCCGCGCCATGATCCAGATTGTTGCGGTTGAGATCGATATTGTGCTCGGTCACCCGGCGCAGCCACGCGAAACCATAGGGGTTGATGGCGTGGACCAGGACCAGGGCGCAATCGGCCGGCAGCAGATCGACCGCGCCGGTCTCCAGCATGCCGACCTGGCAGCCGGAGCCGCAGAAGCCCTCGACGCCGTGGGTGCCGGACGAAACGATCAGTACGCCCGCAGTTGCGCCCGGCGCGGGACCGAGCCGGGCGACATCGGTCGCGAGATCGCCGCCGCCGGGCTGCCGGGCGTTCGGGTTGACGTGGGTCTCCAGGACCGCGCCGGCCCGCTCCGCCGCGGCGCGGAACTCGACGCGCGCCCCGGCATAGTCGGCGGCGAACCAGGATTCGGGCCAGGATTCGGGCGGGTTCATCGGGCTTCGGCCATGCTACACTATCGCGTTCGACGGGCGCGCAATGTAAGGCCGGAACCGGCGGGCGCTCAATGGCCAGCGCGGCAGGGTGCAGGGATCGATGGACGCAGACGGGCCGATACCACGGGCGACCGACCATCGCGACGCCGTCGGCCGGCTGGGCCGGGAGCAGCGGCGGGAACTCCTGCAACGCTCCGACCGCAAGGGCCTCGCCCATCTTGCCGGCCATCTGGCGGCGCTCGGCCTGACCGGAACGCTGATCGCCCTTGAGGCGCCGGGCTGGCCGATCCTGCTGCTGCCCCACGGTATCCTGCTGGTCTTCCTGTTCTGCCTGCAGCACGAGGCGGTGCACAAGACGCCGTTCCGCAGCGCCTGGCTGAATGCGGCGGCGGGCTGGGGCGCCGGGCTCGTCAACCTGCTGCCGCCGGTCTGGTTCCACCATTTCCACATGGACCATCACCGCTACACCCACGATCCGGCGCGCGATCCGGAGCTGGCCCGGCCCTTGCCGCAGTCGAAGGCGGGCCTCGCCTGGCTGATTGCCGGTGGCCCGTACTGGACGAGCCAGGTCCGCACGCTGCTGGTCAACGCCGCCGGCCGCAACCGCGACGGCTTCGTGCCGCCGGCGGCGCGCGCGCCGGTAGTGTGGGAGGCCCGGTCGTTCCTTGCCGTCTATGCCGCCGCGGCGGGAATTTCGATTTTCGCCGGCAGTGCGGCCCTGCTGTGGCTCTGGGTGCTGCCCGCGCTGCTGGGCCAGCCGTTCCTGCGGGTCTATCTTCTGGCCGAGCACACCGGCTGCCCGCATGTCGCGAACATGCTGGAGAACACGCGCACGACCTTCACCAACCGGCTGGTGCGGTTTATCGCCTGGAACATGCCCTATCATGTCGAGCACCATGTCTATCCGGCGGTACCGTTCCATCGGCTGCCGGCGTTCCACGCGATCCTGCGCGACCGTCTGAGCGTCACGGCGGACGGCTACCGGGCGGCGACGCGGGCCACGACAGGGGCGATCCTGCGCGGCGAGGCGTAACAGCGGCCTGAGCGGCGCGGTTCGTTGACAGCTTTGGGCGCCCCCCCTATCTGTCCCTAACCCGGAATTCACGCAGCCCCTGCGCTTCGAAGGCCGTGTTTGCTCCCCTCCCGGAGCGGCCGGGACGCGCCCGCTGTTTCAGGCCGCTGTTTCAGGAAAGTCCTTGATGTTCGGCAATCTCGCCCAGAAATTCTTCGGCTCGGCCAACGAACGCTACATCAGCCGCGTTCAGCCCCTGATCGACCGGATCAACGGGCTCGAGCCGGAGATGGAGGCGCTGTCGGACGCGCAGCTGGCGGCCCGCACCGGCTGGCTCAGGGAGCGCCACCAGAACGGCGAGGCGCTGGACGACCTGCTGGTCGACTCGTTCGCCACGGTGCGCGAAGCGTCGCGCCGCACCCTGGGCGAACGCCATTTCGACGTGCAGCTCATCGGCGGCACCATCCTGCACCGCGGCATGATCGCCGAGATGAAAACCGGCGAGGGCAAGACGCTGGTCGCAACCCTGCCGGTCTACCTGAACGCGCTCGCCGGCAAGGGCGTCCATGTCGTCACGGTCAACGACTATCTCGCAAAGCGCGACGCTGAGTGGATGGGGCAGATCTACACGTTCCTCGGCCTCACCGTCGGCTGCATCACCCAGGAGCTCAGCGACGACGAGCGGCGCGCGGCCTACGGCTGCGACGTCACCTACGGCACCAACAACGAGTACGGCTTCGACTATCTCCGGGACAACATGAAGTTCGACCTGGAGGAGATGGTCCAGCGGCCGTTCAACTTCGCGATCGTCGACGAGGTGGATTCGATCCTGATCGACGAGGCGCGCACCCCGCTCATCATCTCCGGCCCGACCGACGACACGTCCGAACTGTATATGGCGGTCGACAAGATCATCCCGAACCTGTCGCCGGACGATTACGAGATCGACGAGAAACAGAAGACCGTCGCGCTGACCGACGCCGGCAACGAACATCTCGAGCGCCTGCTGGACGAGGCCGGGCTGCTCAGCGGCAGCAGCCTCTACGAAATGCAGAATGTCAGCGTCGTCCACCACGCCAACCAGGCGCTGCGCGCCCATACCCTGTTCCGGCGCGACACCGATTACATCGTCAAGAACGGCAAGGTCGTCATCATCGACGAGTTCACCGGCCGGATGATGGAGGGCCGGCGTTATTCGGAAGGGCTGCACCAGGCGCTCGAGGCCAAGGAGCGCGTCGAGATCCAGACGGAAAACCAGACCGTCGCGTCGATCACCTTCCAGAACTATTTCCGCATGTATCCGAAGCTGGCGGGCATGACCGGCACGGCCATGACCGAGGCGGCGGAGTTCATCGACATTTACAAGCTGGAAGTCGTCGACGTGCCGACCAACCTGCCGGTCGACCGCACCGACGAGGACGACGAGGTCTACCGCACCGGCGCGGAGCGCGACAACGCGGTGCTCGACCTGATCGAGGACTGCTCGAAACGCGGCCAGCCCATGCTGGTCGGCACGGTCAGCATCGAGAAGTCCGAACTGCTGTCCGGGAAACTCCAGGAAAAGAAAATCCCGCACCAGGTGCTGAACGCCCGGCACCACGAGCGCGAGGCTTTCATCATCGCCCAGGGCGGCGAGCCGGCGGCGATCACCATCGCCACCAACATGGCCGGCCGCGGCACCGATATCCGCCTGGGCGGCAACGCCGACATGCGCATCGTCCAAGAGCTGGGCGACTTTCCGGAGGGCCCGGAGCGCGATGCCAAAGAGGCCGAAATCCGCGCCCAGGTCGAGGAGCGCAAGAAAAAGGTGATCGCGGCCGGCGGCCTGTTCGTCGTCGCCACGGAGCGGCACGAGAGCCGGCGCATCGACAACCAGCTGCGCGGCCGCTCCGGCCGCCAGGGCGATCCGGGCAATTCGCGCTTCTTCCTGTCCCTGCAGGACGACCTGATGCGCATCTTCGGCTCCGACCGCATGGACGGCTGGCTCCAGCGCCTCGGCCTCAAGGAAGGCGAGGCGGTCGTCCACGGCTGGATCAACAAGGCGGTCGAGCGGGCGCAGCACAAGGTCGAGGAACGCAACTTCGAGATCCGGAAGAACCTGCTCAAGTTCGACGATGTGATGAACGACCAGCGCAAGGTGATCTACGCCCAGCGCATCGGCATCATGAAGACGGACGACGTCTCGGAGACGATCCGCGAGTACCGCGAGGAGGCGATCGAGGCGATCGTCGAGGACGCGATCCCCGAAGGCGCCTATGCCGAACAATGGGATATCGAGGGCCTGCATACCCGCACGCTCGGCGTCTTCGGCCTAGACCTGCCGGTCCGGGAATGGGCGGCCGAGGAAGGAATTGCCGACCAGGAAATCTACGAGCGCATCCTCGAGGCCGTGAGCCGGCACATGGCGGAGAAGACCGCGTCCTATTCGCCGGAGTTGATGCGCCTCGCCGAAAAGAGCGTCCTGCTCCAGATTCTCGACCAGCAATGGAAAGAGCACCTGCTTCAGCTCGACCATCTGCGCCAGGCCGTGAACCTGCGGGCCTACGGCCAGAAGGATCCGCTGATCGAGTACAAGCGCGAAGCCTTCGATATGTTCCAGGTCATGCTCGCCGGCCTCAAGGAAACCACGGTCGGCGCGCTTTCCCATCTGGAAATCGAGCTGGATGCCGATCCGGAAAGCCTACTGCCCCAGGACGAGAGCGCGGCCTGGGAACAGTCCGGCCCCGGCATGGGCGACGACCTTGCGCCCTTCGGCCTGCCGCCGCTCGGATCGCTGGAAGACATGGCGCGCATGGCCGGCATGGACCTGGATGCCCTGGAACCCGAGCCGGAATTCACCAACGGCAACGGCGGCGTGATCGCGCCGGCGCGCACCCGTCCGGTCCGCACCCGCAGGGCCGCGGCGACCGTCGATCCGGGCAATCCTGCGACCTGGGGCAAGGTCTCGCGCAACGCGCCCTGCCCCTGCGGTTCCGGGAAAAAGTACAAGCACTGCCACGGCCGGGTCTGACACCTGCCGGACGGGTTCCGGAAGCGGCCCGCGCCGCACGTCTCAGCCGCCCGACAGGAGCCTCTCCGCCGTCTCCAGGTCTTCCGGGCGGTTGGCGTTGAAGAAGGGGTCGGGCGGGCCGGCGCCGAAATCGGCGACCGCGAGCCTGTAGCGCGCGGTCCAGCGGTCGACCTTCGTAATTCCCTCGTCGCGCAGGGCGGATTCGAGATCGTCGCGCAGGCCGACCGGCCACAGGCCGATCACCGGGTGATGCCGCCCGGCCGACGCGGCACAGGCCATGTCCGCGCCGTCGCGCCGGATCGCGGCGCGAAGGCGTTCGGCAAGGTCCGGCGGCAGGAAGGGCGCGTCCGTTGCAGCCGTCAGGATCCAGCCCGCTTCCGGCGCGTTGGCGGCGGCCCAGGCCATGCCGGTCAGGACACCGGCAAGCGGGCCGGGCTGGCCGGGCAGGATGTCGGCGGCGACCGGCAGGCCGAAAGCGGCGAAGCGGCCCGGATCGCCGTTGGCGTTCAGGACCAGACGGCCGACCTGCGGCGCGATCCGCTCGATCGCATGGGCGAGCAGCGGCCGGCCGGCGAGCGGACGCAGGCACTTGTCGCCGCCGCCCATGCGGCGCGCCCGGCCGCCGGCAAGCAGAACGCCGACGGTTGCGGGATCGGATGGTCCGGCTGACATGGATTTTCGGCGTTGCCGCTCCCCGGTCCGGTCGGAAGCGCCTTATTAGGCCATGTCCGATTGCTGCGGAAGCCGGGCAGCCTAACGCGGTACCGGCGCGCGGGCTGCTGCGCTATGCTCCCTGCCCGGCTTTCCCCGGAACGTACGACAGGCGGGCACGGCGATGACGACCCTGACGCGAGACGACCTGCTGCAACGCGACGCCGGCGATCCGCTGGCGCGCATGCGCGAGCGCTTCGACCTGCCGGACGGCATGATCTATCTCGACGGCAATTCGCTGGGCGCCCTGCCCCACATCACCAAGGACCGCATCCGCCAGCTGATCGAGGACCAGTGGGGCCTGGACCTGATCAAGAGCTGGAACGCCCACGACTGGTACCACATGCCGGGGCGCTGCGGCGCCAAGCTCGCCGCCTTCATCGGCGCACGGCCGGGCGAGGTCGTCTGCGCCGATTCGACGTCCGTCAACCTGTTCAAGCTGCTCGCCGCCGCGCTGGCCGAGCGGCCCGACCGCACGGTCATCGTCTCGGAGAAGGGCAACTTCCCGACCGACCTCTACATCGCCCAGGGCCTCACCGGGATGCTCGGCCGCGGCCACGAACTGCGCCTGGTCGAGAGCGACGCGGAACTGGACGGCGCGATCCGGGACGATGTCGCGGTCGTCATGCTGACGCACATCGACTACCGCAGCGGCCGGATGCACGATATGGCGGCGGTGACCGGGCGGGCCCACGACGCCGGCGCGCTCGTGCTATGGGACCTGGCGCACAGCGCCGGCGCCGTGCCGGTCGATCTCAACGGCGCCGATGCCGACCTCGCCGTCGGCTGCGGCTACAAGTATCTCAACGGCGGCCCCGGCGCGCCGGCGTTTCTCTTCATCGCGGAACGGCTTCAGGACCGTATCCGGCCGCCGCTCTCCGGCTGGATGGGCCACGCCGCGCCCTTCGATTTCGACTGGTCCTACAGGCCGGCCGAGGGCATCGCCCGCAATCTTTGCGGCACGCCGCCGGTCCTGAGCCTCGCCGCCCTCGAAGCCAGCCTCGATACGATGGCGGATCTCGATATGGCCGCGGTCCGCGCCAAGTCTCTGGCGCTGGGCGACCTGTTCATCGAGCTGGTGGAGACCCGCTGTGCGGGGCACGGTTTCACGCTGGTTTCGCCGCGCGACGCCACCCGGGGCAGCCAGGTCAGCTTCGCCCATCCGGAGGGTTTCACGATCATGCAGGCGCTGATCGCCGGCCACGTCATCGGCGATTTCCGCGCGCCGGACATCCTGCGCTTCGGCTTCACGCCGCTCTACACCCGCTATGTCGATATCTGGGACGCGGTGGACGTGCTGGCGGATATCATGGCCAGCGGCCGGTGGAACGAGCCGCGCTTCCGCGCCCGCGGCACCGTCACCTGACATTCCGCCGTTGCGCGTGGATTACGCAGGCGTCCCGCGCGCCCGACCTTTCCGGGACCGGGCCGGCGCGCTCGCCGCGGGGCGGGCGCCTACAGACCGGCCGCTTTGCCGGCGGCCTCCCCGGCCCCTCCCGTGAACGCGGAAAGCGAATGCGGTTGACAGGCGGACCGGGACAATTCCTGCTGAGGCACAGTCCCGAAGAAATTTAACTCCGAAAAAACAAACCCCGGGCGCATGCGAAACGCAGAGGCGGACCCGGGGGGTTACAGTCGAGAGGTGGTTTACCCGATGACGGATGTCAATACCTTTCGGGCGCTTCAGGAAGCGTTCTCCCGCGGGCGGATGCAGACCTACCTGGACTTCGCCCGGGGAGACCGCCAGACCGCGCTGCACCACTATGCCCGGAACGCACAACTCGGGGCCGCTTTCCATGGACCGTTGCAGGCGCTCGAGGTCGCTCTGCGCAACGCCATGCATGCCCGGCTCGCGGCGCGCTACGGCAGCCGGTGGTACACGGTCGCTGCCGCCGGCCTCGACAGGCACGCCCGGGACGCTACGGAAGCCGCGCTGAACCGGGGAGCGGCAGAGCCGGGCCGGTTCGTGGCGTCGATGTCGCTGGGCTTCTGGGTCCGGCTCCTCGGCCGCGGCGGCCATATCGACGGCGGTCGCAAGGCCGACTACGAAAGGACGCTCTGGCGTCCGGCGCTGTTCGAGGCGTTTCCGGGCCGTTCCCGCCGGATGGTGCACCGGAGACTGGACCGCCTGCGGCAGCTTCGAAACCGGATCGCGCATCACGAGCCGATATTCGACCGGGACCTGAGGGAGGACTACGAGGGTCTCCTGGAGGCCGTGGGCTGGATCTCGGCCGACGTCCGACGATGGATCGAGACCCACAGCCTCCTGCCGGATGCGCTCCGGGCGCCGCCCTCCACGCCGGTCTGCTTCTAGCCGGTCCGGCTCTGCATCGCCTGACTGCGAATCGGCGCATTAGCTCCGTCCTGCAAACGACAACACTCGAAATGGGGCCGATACCGGCGCGGAACATGCCGAACGGGCCCTCGGGCCGCTCTACACGCGCTATGTCGATATCCGGGACGCGGTGGACGTGCTGGCGGATATCATGGCCAGCGGCCGGTGGAACGAGCCGCGCTTCCGCGCCCGCGGCACCGTCACCCGACCGGATGCGGCCCCACCTGACCGGATGCGGCCCGGCGCGGCCCTGCCCGTCGGGGCGCAGGATGCGCCGGGCAGGCGGCTTGACACTGCCCCGCCGCCCCCGTTTTATGCGCGCACGCTGAAAGGACGGGACCGCCCGGCGGCAGGGACGCCGGGCGCAGTCTTTGTCCGGCCTAGCCGGCCGCGGCCGGCGGATTCGGCCGGGAGGGAATTACCGGGCTCATGGGCCAGCTGATCTTCGAGACGATTCTGAACGGGCTGCAGTTCGGCATCTTCCTGTTCCTGGTCGCAGGCGGGCTGACGCTGGTTCTCGGCATCATGAGCTTCGTGAACCTGGCCCACGGCTCCATGTTCATGATGGGCGCCTATGTGGCGGCGTGGGTGTTCCAGCAGTCCGACAGCTTCCTGCTCGCCGCCATCGTCGCGCTGCCGGTCATCCTGCTGCTCGGCATCGGGCTGGAATATCTCGCCTTCCGGACCCTCTACACCCGCGATCACCTCGACCAGGTGCTCGCCACCTTCGGCTGCATCCTGTTCTTCAACCAGATGGTGCTGGTCGTGTTCGGCGCCGAGAGCCAGGAATTCAAGCTGCCGGAATCGATCAACTTTCCGTTTCCGATGCTCGGCTTCACCTATCCGTTCTACCGGCTGATCGTGATTCTGGCCGGCATCCTGGTGGCGATCGGCCTGTATATCGCGATTACCCGGACCCGGGTCGGCATGCGCATCCGCGCCGGCGCGTCGAACCGCGCCATGGTCGGCGCGCTCGGCGTCAACGTGATCGCGCTCTACACCATCGTGTTCGGCATCGGCGCAGCGCTGGCCGGATTCGCCGGCATCATGATCGGCCCGATCGAATCGGTCGAAAGCGGCATGGGCGAGGAAAAGCTCATCCTCGCCATCGTGGTGATCGTGATCGGCGGCATCGGCTCGATCCGCGGCGCCTTCATCGCCTCGATCATCGTCGGCCTGGTCGAGATCGGCGGCCGGGTCTTCATGACCGATATCCTGCGCGCCTTCCTGAACGAGGAGTTCGCCCAGACGGCGGGCCCGGCGATCGCCTCAATGATGATCTACATCCTGATGGCGGCGATCCTGTTCTTCAAGCCGGAGGGGCTGTTCCCGGCCCGCACCGGCTAGGCGGGACGGGAGAACGCGACCATGGCCGGACACGGCATATCCAACCTCAACCCGCGGATCAGATTCTCCTTCGCCGATCCGCGCTTCGTCATCATGGTCCTCGGCCTGATCGGCCTGGCCGTGCTGCCGATCGTCGCCGGCGCGGCCGACGACGTGTTCATGATCTCCTTCATGGCGAAGATGATGATCTTCGCCATCGCCGCGGCGAGCCTGGACCTGATCCTGGGCTACGGCGGCATGATCAGTTTCGGCCACGCCGCCTATATCGGCCTCGGCACCTATGCCGTTGCCGTATCCGCCCGCTATTTCGGCGACTTTTGCGCCGATGTCGAGGAAGGCCAGGCCTGCGCCTACGGTTTCCTGGCCAGCGGTTATTTCCAGTTTGCCGTGGCCATCGTCGGCTCGGCGCTGGTCGCGCTGGTGATCGGCGCGATCTCGCTGCGCACGACCGGCCTCTATTTCATCATGATCACGCTGGCCTTCACCCAGATGCTGTTCTTCCTGGGCATCAGCCTGGAGCCGTTCGGGGGCGACGACGGCATGACAGTCGACGAGCGCAGCGACTTCGCCTTTTTCACCATCGGCGACGACCTGCTCTACGAGGGCGACGGCGCAACCCTCTATTATGCCTGCCTGGTCGCCCTCCTGCTGTCGCTGCTGCTGCTGCGCCGCCTGGTGAACTCCCGCTTCGGCATGGTCATCCGCGGCAGCTATTCCAACCCGGTGCGCATGGCGGCGCTCGGCTATCCGGTCTACCGCTACCGGCTGACCGCCTTCGTCATCGCCGGGACGATCTGCGGCGTCGCCGGCGCGCTGTTCGCCAACCACCAGGAATTCCTGACCCCGGAATACATGATGTGGATCCGCTCCGGCGAGATCATGATCATGGTCATCATGGGCGGGATGGGCACGATTTTCGGCCCGGTGTTCGGCGCACTCGCCTTCCTGAGCATCGAGGAGTTCCTGCAGGAGCTGGTCGGCAGCGACTACTGGATGATTGTGTTCGGCCCGATGCTCGTCCTGCTCGTGCTGTTCGCCAAGCGCGGCCTGTTCGGGCTGATTCCGGACAACTGGGCGGCGATGCCGCGCTTCGCCGTCGGCTTCGTCCTGCTCGTCGCCGCCGTCGCGATCTTCCTGTTCCTGATCACGCTGGCGACGCCGCTCACCATCGTGCTCGCCTTCGTCCTGCTGTCGCTGATCGTGAAGCTCGGCGTCGACTACGCCGGCTGGCCCAGTCCGCTGAAACGGCTGGCGGCGCTGACCGGGAGCCGGTCGGATGGCTGACTCCCCTCGCCCGGGCCTGCATCTCGAAGTCCGCGACCTGTCCAAGAGCTTCGGCCAGGTCCACGCGACCCGGAACGTCAACCTGTCGGTCGAGCGCGGCGAGGTTCACGCCATCATCGGCCCGAACGGCGCCGGCAAGACGACCCTGATCGCGCAACTCAGCGGCGCGATCAGGCCGGACAGCGGCGAGATCATCTTCGACGGCCACGATATCGCCGGCCTGCCGGCGCACAAGATTTCCATGCTCGGCCTGGCCCGGTCGTTCCAGGTGACCAGCATCTTTCTGGACTTCACCGCCGAGGACAATGTCGCGC
The genomic region above belongs to Rhodospirillaceae bacterium and contains:
- a CDS encoding amidohydrolase yields the protein MFSRRRFLATSAAATLLPSAARAVGAPMPIFDAHIHFSHDAAEQHTVAEAVAFMEKAGLKRALISSSGDAGTRALYAAAPDLVLPSLRPYRRRGEIGRWVDDPTVIDFLEDRLKRFRWVAVGEFHLFAGQTEKAVPRRMIELARQHNLLLHAHSDAGAVDGIFAQWPDARVLWAHAGFAGPEIVGPMLEKHPNLWTDLAFRSEHAHGGRVDDDWRSLFAAFPDRVMVGTDTFTPERWHYVVEHANWTREWLRDLPPDLAEKIAWRNGEAMIRPHLAQLR
- the secA gene encoding preprotein translocase subunit SecA, which encodes MFGNLAQKFFGSANERYISRVQPLIDRINGLEPEMEALSDAQLAARTGWLRERHQNGEALDDLLVDSFATVREASRRTLGERHFDVQLIGGTILHRGMIAEMKTGEGKTLVATLPVYLNALAGKGVHVVTVNDYLAKRDAEWMGQIYTFLGLTVGCITQELSDDERRAAYGCDVTYGTNNEYGFDYLRDNMKFDLEEMVQRPFNFAIVDEVDSILIDEARTPLIISGPTDDTSELYMAVDKIIPNLSPDDYEIDEKQKTVALTDAGNEHLERLLDEAGLLSGSSLYEMQNVSVVHHANQALRAHTLFRRDTDYIVKNGKVVIIDEFTGRMMEGRRYSEGLHQALEAKERVEIQTENQTVASITFQNYFRMYPKLAGMTGTAMTEAAEFIDIYKLEVVDVPTNLPVDRTDEDDEVYRTGAERDNAVLDLIEDCSKRGQPMLVGTVSIEKSELLSGKLQEKKIPHQVLNARHHEREAFIIAQGGEPAAITIATNMAGRGTDIRLGGNADMRIVQELGDFPEGPERDAKEAEIRAQVEERKKKVIAAGGLFVVATERHESRRIDNQLRGRSGRQGDPGNSRFFLSLQDDLMRIFGSDRMDGWLQRLGLKEGEAVVHGWINKAVERAQHKVEERNFEIRKNLLKFDDVMNDQRKVIYAQRIGIMKTDDVSETIREYREEAIEAIVEDAIPEGAYAEQWDIEGLHTRTLGVFGLDLPVREWAAEEGIADQEIYERILEAVSRHMAEKTASYSPELMRLAEKSVLLQILDQQWKEHLLQLDHLRQAVNLRAYGQKDPLIEYKREAFDMFQVMLAGLKETTVGALSHLEIELDADPESLLPQDESAAWEQSGPGMGDDLAPFGLPPLGSLEDMARMAGMDLDALEPEPEFTNGNGGVIAPARTRPVRTRRAAATVDPGNPATWGKVSRNAPCPCGSGKKYKHCHGRV
- a CDS encoding fatty acid desaturase encodes the protein MDADGPIPRATDHRDAVGRLGREQRRELLQRSDRKGLAHLAGHLAALGLTGTLIALEAPGWPILLLPHGILLVFLFCLQHEAVHKTPFRSAWLNAAAGWGAGLVNLLPPVWFHHFHMDHHRYTHDPARDPELARPLPQSKAGLAWLIAGGPYWTSQVRTLLVNAAGRNRDGFVPPAARAPVVWEARSFLAVYAAAAGISIFAGSAALLWLWVLPALLGQPFLRVYLLAEHTGCPHVANMLENTRTTFTNRLVRFIAWNMPYHVEHHVYPAVPFHRLPAFHAILRDRLSVTADGYRAATRATTGAILRGEA
- a CDS encoding M14 family metallopeptidase, which translates into the protein MNPPESWPESWFAADYAGARVEFRAAAERAGAVLETHVNPNARQPGGGDLATDVARLGPAPGATAGVLIVSSGTHGVEGFCGSGCQVGMLETGAVDLLPADCALVLVHAINPYGFAWLRRVTEHNIDLNRNNLDHGAGHPANEKYAEIHAWLTPRDWTGPGRERADAAIAAYIREHGMFAFQEAVSGGQYDFPDGLFFGGRALSWSAQTWRAIVDAHCRGARRVAHLDFHTGLGDHGACEIISVESAGGAGGGRARRWYGAAVKSPERNDSLSAVVTGSVENGFDGIAQDTEVTSVALEYGTQTLPEVLEALRADNWLHLYGDPESEEGRAIKRQIRDAFYGDTAEWKAMIWETADRVVRQAAAGLAE